The proteins below come from a single Sander vitreus isolate 19-12246 chromosome 15, sanVit1, whole genome shotgun sequence genomic window:
- the tmem205 gene encoding transmembrane protein 205 isoform X1: MQLWVSFIAGFVLVRQVSRHTFGLVQSKLFPVYFHCLLGSSAVGLAVYAACHPRELLDWHPSLQMGLFFVALVTVSLNARWFGPAATEVMIQLQEVEKEHGLGGQIGLGSQTEAYATLREQDPKYRACKSRFGRYHGLSSLCNLIGFICTTTNLIYTALNLSSI, from the exons atgcAGCTCTGGGTCTCCTTCATAGCAG GCTTTGTGTTGGTGCGGCAGGTGAGTCGGCACACCTTCGGCCTGGTGCAGAGTAAGCTGTTCCCGGTGTACTTCCACTGTCTGCTGGGGAGCAGCGCGGTCGGCCTGGCTGTGTACGCAGCCTGCCATCCCAGGGAGCTGCTGGACTGGCATCCAAGTCTGCAG ATGGGTCTGTTCTTTGTGGCGCTGGTCACAGTCAGTCTCAACGCGCGCTGGTTCGGCCCGGCGGCCACGGAGGTGATGATCCAGCTCCAGGAGGTGGAGAAGGAGCACGGCCTCGGGGGCCAGATCGGCCTAGGCAGCCAGACGGAGGCGTACGCCACGCTCAGAGAGCAGGACCCCAAGTACAGAGCCTGCAAGAGCAGGTTTGGCCGCTACCATGGGCTGTCCAGCCTCTGCAACCTGATCGGGTTCATCTGCACCACCACTAATCTGATCTACACAGCTCTGAATTTATCCAGCATTTAG
- the elof1 gene encoding transcription elongation factor 1 homolog produces MGRRKSKRKPPPKKKMTGNLDVQFTCPFCNHEKSCDVKMERTRNTGIISCSVCLEEFQTPITYLSEPVDVYSDWIDACEAANQ; encoded by the exons ATGGGGCGCAGGAAGTCAAAGAGAAAGCCGCCTCCGAAGAAGAAAATGACGGGTAACCTGGACGTCCAGTTCACGTGCCCGTTCTGTAACCACGAGAAATCCTGCGACGTCAAAAT GGAACGCACCCGAAACACGGGAATTATATCGTGCAGCGTTTGCCTGGAGGAGTTCCAGACTCCTATAACCT ATCTGTCTGAACCGGTTGATGTTTACAGCGATTGGATCGACGCCTGTGAAGCAGCCAATCAGTAG
- the tmem205 gene encoding transmembrane protein 205 isoform X2 yields the protein MATGSDTMATGSDTVATEGAPTDLVKVLHLLVLSFSWGMQLWVSFIAGFVLVRQVSRHTFGLVQSKLFPVYFHCLLGSSAVGLAVYAACHPRELLDWHPSLQMGLFFVALVTVSLNARWFGPAATEVMIQLQEVEKEHGLGGQIGLGSQTEAYATLREQDPKYRACKSRFGRYHGLSSLCNLIGFICTTTNLIYTALNLSSI from the exons ATGGCAACAGGGAGTGACACCATGGCAACAGGGAGTGACACCGTGGCAACAGAGGGGGCCCCCACAGACCTGGTCAAAGTGCTCCACCTCTTGGTGCTCTCCTTCTCCTGGGGCATGCAGCTCTGGGTCTCCTTCATAGCAG GCTTTGTGTTGGTGCGGCAGGTGAGTCGGCACACCTTCGGCCTGGTGCAGAGTAAGCTGTTCCCGGTGTACTTCCACTGTCTGCTGGGGAGCAGCGCGGTCGGCCTGGCTGTGTACGCAGCCTGCCATCCCAGGGAGCTGCTGGACTGGCATCCAAGTCTGCAG ATGGGTCTGTTCTTTGTGGCGCTGGTCACAGTCAGTCTCAACGCGCGCTGGTTCGGCCCGGCGGCCACGGAGGTGATGATCCAGCTCCAGGAGGTGGAGAAGGAGCACGGCCTCGGGGGCCAGATCGGCCTAGGCAGCCAGACGGAGGCGTACGCCACGCTCAGAGAGCAGGACCCCAAGTACAGAGCCTGCAAGAGCAGGTTTGGCCGCTACCATGGGCTGTCCAGCCTCTGCAACCTGATCGGGTTCATCTGCACCACCACTAATCTGATCTACACAGCTCTGAATTTATCCAGCATTTAG
- the tmem205 gene encoding transmembrane protein 205 isoform X3, with the protein MQLWVSFIAGFVLVRQVSRHTFGLVQSKLFPVYFHCLLGSSAVGLAVYAACHPRELLDWHPSLQMGLFFVALVTVSLNARWFGPAATEVMIQLQEVEKEHGLGGQIGLGSQTEAYATLREQDPKYRACKSRFGRYHGLSSLCNLIGFICTTTNLIYTALNLSSI; encoded by the exons atgCAGCTCTGGGTCTCCTTCATAGCAG GCTTTGTGTTGGTGCGGCAGGTGAGTCGGCACACCTTCGGCCTGGTGCAGAGTAAGCTGTTCCCGGTGTACTTCCACTGTCTGCTGGGGAGCAGCGCGGTCGGCCTGGCTGTGTACGCAGCCTGCCATCCCAGGGAGCTGCTGGACTGGCATCCAAGTCTGCAG ATGGGTCTGTTCTTTGTGGCGCTGGTCACAGTCAGTCTCAACGCGCGCTGGTTCGGCCCGGCGGCCACGGAGGTGATGATCCAGCTCCAGGAGGTGGAGAAGGAGCACGGCCTCGGGGGCCAGATCGGCCTAGGCAGCCAGACGGAGGCGTACGCCACGCTCAGAGAGCAGGACCCCAAGTACAGAGCCTGCAAGAGCAGGTTTGGCCGCTACCATGGGCTGTCCAGCCTCTGCAACCTGATCGGGTTCATCTGCACCACCACTAATCTGATCTACACAGCTCTGAATTTATCCAGCATTTAG